In a genomic window of Streptomyces koelreuteriae:
- a CDS encoding DUF4232 domain-containing protein, which produces MRTLPPLALAAALAGTLLLTACDDDGAGADDVKNADRPAASACALGDMGVQIGAGAAPAAGDTGTVTVTLTNKGAQCTLKGFPGVDLMADDSTTSVSPDEGVKAQPLTLGKGGTTSFTITYVRGEAGSPKSLPVRKASFTLPGATEDAHTLTWSYGEVARRDGESGAAQASVSGFESSGD; this is translated from the coding sequence ATGCGCACCCTTCCTCCCCTCGCCCTGGCCGCCGCCCTCGCCGGGACGCTCCTGCTGACCGCCTGCGACGACGACGGGGCCGGCGCCGACGACGTCAAGAACGCGGACCGGCCGGCCGCTTCGGCCTGCGCGCTCGGCGACATGGGCGTGCAGATCGGGGCCGGCGCCGCCCCGGCCGCCGGGGACACCGGCACCGTCACCGTGACGCTCACGAACAAGGGCGCGCAGTGCACGCTGAAGGGCTTCCCCGGCGTGGACCTGATGGCCGACGACAGCACGACGTCCGTTTCCCCGGACGAGGGCGTGAAGGCCCAGCCGCTCACGCTCGGCAAGGGCGGCACCACGTCCTTCACCATCACCTACGTCCGCGGCGAGGCGGGCTCACCCAAGAGTCTCCCCGTGCGGAAGGCGTCCTTCACCCTGCCCGGCGCCACCGAGGACGCGCACACCCTGACGTGGTCGTACGGAGAAGTCGCACGCAGGGACGGGGAGAGCGGCGCGGCCCAGGCCTCGGTGAGCGGCTTCGAGTCCTCGGGCGACTGA
- a CDS encoding DUF2786 domain-containing protein has translation MSSTSSTVDRAFEAALYATGETALDTGASLLASDPAADAELARRGEEFVAASWRRGWQPADVVRIVRSELEDVHVLLVAGLIRAQAPGDRARGRRWSAQLAELPADAPPRTDRFSQATAVLELYRLLLRLPALESLDDRAGDAAGGANGGARTESRMLTRIRALLAKAEATGFPEEAEALSAKAQELMARHSVDEALLAARAPSPDTPDACRIGVEPPYEQAKAVLLDAVASANHCRAVWNEPFGFSTVVGFETDLEAVELLYTSLLVQATTAMTKAEAAQRAGGRKRTKTFRQSFLAAYAHRIGTRLGEVAQAQVSDDLLPVLASRDVAVTGRLDRMFPETTTTRLRGVRDAAGWTEGAQAADRAQVGHRPPLR, from the coding sequence GTGAGCAGTACGTCCTCCACCGTCGACCGCGCGTTCGAAGCCGCCCTGTACGCGACCGGCGAGACGGCCCTCGACACCGGCGCGTCCCTGCTCGCCTCCGACCCGGCGGCCGATGCCGAACTCGCCCGGCGCGGCGAGGAGTTCGTCGCGGCGTCCTGGCGGCGCGGCTGGCAGCCGGCCGATGTCGTACGGATCGTCCGGAGCGAGCTGGAGGACGTCCATGTGCTGCTCGTGGCCGGGCTGATCCGGGCGCAGGCACCCGGCGACCGGGCCCGCGGCCGCCGCTGGAGCGCACAGCTCGCGGAACTCCCCGCCGATGCCCCGCCCCGCACCGACCGCTTCTCGCAGGCCACCGCCGTGCTGGAGCTGTACCGCCTGCTGCTGCGGCTGCCCGCCCTCGAATCCCTCGACGACAGGGCGGGGGACGCGGCCGGTGGGGCGAACGGCGGGGCCAGGACCGAGTCCCGGATGCTCACCCGTATCCGCGCCCTGCTCGCCAAGGCGGAGGCCACCGGGTTCCCGGAGGAGGCGGAGGCGCTCAGCGCCAAGGCGCAGGAGCTGATGGCCCGGCACAGCGTCGACGAGGCGCTGCTCGCCGCGCGGGCGCCCTCGCCCGACACCCCCGACGCCTGCCGGATCGGTGTGGAACCGCCGTACGAGCAGGCCAAGGCGGTGCTGCTGGACGCCGTCGCCTCCGCCAACCACTGCCGGGCGGTGTGGAACGAACCCTTCGGCTTCTCCACCGTCGTCGGCTTCGAGACCGACCTGGAGGCGGTCGAACTCCTCTACACCTCGCTCCTCGTGCAGGCCACGACCGCGATGACGAAGGCGGAGGCCGCCCAGCGCGCGGGGGGCCGCAAGCGCACCAAGACGTTCCGGCAGTCCTTCCTCGCGGCCTACGCCCACCGCATCGGCACCCGGCTGGGGGAAGTGGCCCAGGCCCAGGTGAGCGACGACCTGCTGCCGGTGCTGGCCTCCCGCGATGTCGCGGTCACCGGACGGCTGGACCGTATGTTCCCGGAGACCACCACGACCCGCCTGCGCGGTGTGCGCGACGCGGCGGGCTGGACGGAGGGCGCGCAGGCGGCCGACCGGGCCCAGGTCGGGCACCGGCCGCCGCTGCGCTGA
- a CDS encoding Clp protease N-terminal domain-containing protein — translation MTKNPDITSSVRLDDLIAAIKKVHQEPLEQLQDAVIAADHLGEVADHLIGHFVDQARRSGASWTDIGKSMGVTRQAAQKRFVPKESADLDPSQGFNRYTPRARNTVMAAHNEARSARNAEGLPEHLVLGLLAEPEGLAAKAITVQGVTLDALREAATAALPPAVEEAPELVPYGQAAKKVLELTFREALRLGHNYIGTEHILLALLEHENGEGVLSGLGIGKEPTEQYVVTVLEKIMLAQKETPDES, via the coding sequence ATGACGAAGAACCCCGACATCACGTCATCCGTGCGCCTCGACGATCTGATCGCGGCGATCAAGAAGGTTCATCAGGAACCCCTCGAACAGCTCCAGGACGCGGTGATCGCCGCCGATCACCTCGGTGAGGTGGCCGACCATCTGATCGGCCACTTCGTGGACCAGGCCCGGCGCTCGGGCGCCTCCTGGACGGACATCGGCAAGAGCATGGGGGTCACCCGGCAGGCCGCGCAGAAGCGCTTCGTGCCGAAGGAGTCGGCCGACCTCGACCCGAGCCAGGGCTTCAACCGCTACACGCCCCGCGCCCGCAACACGGTGATGGCCGCGCACAACGAGGCCAGGTCCGCGCGCAACGCCGAGGGCCTGCCCGAGCACCTCGTCCTCGGCCTGCTGGCCGAGCCGGAGGGTCTCGCCGCGAAGGCGATCACCGTCCAGGGCGTGACCCTCGACGCTCTGCGCGAGGCGGCCACGGCGGCCCTCCCGCCCGCCGTCGAGGAGGCCCCGGAGCTCGTGCCGTACGGCCAGGCCGCCAAGAAGGTCCTGGAGCTCACCTTCCGCGAGGCCCTGCGCCTCGGCCACAACTACATCGGCACCGAGCACATCCTGCTGGCCCTGCTGGAGCACGAGAACGGCGAGGGCGTCCTCAGCGGCCTCGGCATCGGCAAGGAGCCGACCGAGCAGTACGTCGTGACGGTGCTGGAGAAGATCATGCTGGCGCAGAAGGAGACACCGGACGAGTCGTGA
- a CDS encoding bifunctional 3'-5' exonuclease/DNA polymerase → MTDRWALAPAEDGGVDVAPLGPDGLPIGPVRRETDPAEAVRSRPGVTRWVWRSTAEVYPRLLATGVRVERCYDVEAAETLLLGHEGRYGEPRSAAAALARLRGGPVPPDPPQRSAEPGSQSSLFEPQGVPLPLPDLLAVYAEQQRRHESAEHPDRMRLLTAAESAGMLVAAEMNRAGLPWSAEVHRAVLHDLLGDRYAGGGEPRRLAELADEVSTAFGRRVRPDLPADVVKAFAQAGIKVSSTRRWEIETVDHPAVKPLIEYKKLYRVWVAHGWSWLQDWVREGRFRPEFLAGGTVTGRWVTNGGGGLQIPKVIRRAVVADPGWRLVVADADQMEPRVLAAISRDPGLMEVAGRESDLYQSVSDRAFSGDRAQAKLAVLGAVYGQTSGDGLKNLAALRRRFPRAVAYVDDAARAGEEGRLVRTWLGRTCPPAARGTDDATEEAGIPVADDDSAAPWVPGYASTDARARGRFARNFVVQGSAADWALLLLAALRRTCADLAAELVFFQHDEVIVHCPEEETEAVVAAIQEAAALAGRLTFGETQVRFPFTTAVVECYADAK, encoded by the coding sequence ATGACCGACCGGTGGGCGCTCGCTCCGGCCGAGGACGGTGGCGTGGACGTCGCCCCCCTCGGTCCGGACGGGCTGCCCATCGGACCGGTGCGGCGGGAGACGGATCCCGCCGAGGCCGTGCGGAGCCGTCCCGGCGTCACGCGGTGGGTGTGGCGGTCCACCGCCGAGGTCTACCCGCGCCTGCTCGCCACGGGGGTGCGAGTCGAGCGGTGTTACGACGTCGAGGCCGCCGAGACACTCCTCCTCGGTCACGAGGGGCGGTACGGGGAACCCCGTTCGGCCGCGGCCGCCCTGGCCCGGCTGCGCGGCGGCCCCGTACCGCCCGATCCGCCCCAGCGCTCCGCCGAACCGGGCTCGCAGTCCTCCCTGTTCGAGCCGCAGGGCGTCCCGCTCCCCCTGCCGGACCTCCTCGCGGTCTACGCCGAGCAGCAGCGGCGGCACGAGAGCGCCGAGCATCCCGACCGCATGCGACTGCTCACGGCCGCCGAGTCGGCGGGCATGCTGGTGGCCGCCGAGATGAACCGCGCCGGGCTGCCCTGGAGCGCCGAGGTGCACCGGGCCGTCCTGCACGACCTGCTGGGCGACCGGTACGCGGGCGGCGGCGAGCCCCGCCGGCTGGCCGAACTGGCCGACGAGGTGTCCACGGCGTTCGGCCGCAGGGTCCGCCCCGACCTGCCGGCCGACGTCGTCAAGGCCTTCGCGCAGGCCGGCATCAAGGTCTCCTCGACCCGCCGCTGGGAGATCGAGACCGTCGACCACCCGGCCGTGAAACCCCTGATCGAGTACAAGAAGCTGTACCGCGTCTGGGTCGCCCACGGCTGGTCCTGGCTCCAGGACTGGGTGCGCGAGGGGCGGTTCAGACCCGAGTTCCTCGCGGGCGGCACGGTGACCGGGCGCTGGGTGACCAACGGCGGGGGCGGGCTCCAGATCCCCAAGGTGATCCGGCGGGCGGTGGTCGCCGACCCCGGCTGGCGGCTCGTCGTCGCCGACGCCGACCAGATGGAACCGCGCGTCCTCGCCGCGATCTCCCGCGACCCCGGCCTGATGGAGGTGGCGGGCCGGGAGAGCGACCTGTACCAGTCCGTCTCCGACCGCGCCTTCTCCGGCGACCGCGCCCAGGCCAAACTCGCCGTGCTCGGCGCGGTCTACGGCCAGACCTCTGGCGACGGCCTGAAGAACCTCGCCGCGCTCAGACGCCGCTTCCCCAGGGCGGTGGCGTACGTCGACGACGCCGCCCGCGCCGGCGAGGAGGGCCGGCTCGTCCGCACCTGGCTCGGCCGGACCTGCCCGCCGGCGGCCCGCGGAACGGACGACGCGACGGAGGAGGCCGGCATCCCCGTCGCCGACGACGACTCCGCCGCCCCCTGGGTCCCCGGCTACGCCTCCACCGACGCCCGCGCCCGCGGCCGCTTCGCCCGCAACTTCGTCGTCCAGGGCAGCGCCGCCGACTGGGCCCTGCTCCTGCTCGCCGCACTGCGCCGGACCTGCGCGGACCTCGCCGCCGAACTGGTCTTCTTCCAGCACGACGAGGTGATCGTGCACTGCCCCGAGGAGGAGACGGAGGCGGTCGTGGCGGCGATCCAGGAGGCCGCGGCCCTGGCCGGCCGGCTGACCTTCGGCGAGACCCAGGTGCGGTTTCCGTTCACCACGGCGGTGGTGGAGTGCTACGCGGACGCCAAGTGA
- a CDS encoding AfsR/SARP family transcriptional regulator: MAASPCSGHGESAAGSGERCALRFGLLGPPGLYDAHGGGRSEARGIASPKVRVLLAALLLDAGRVVSAASLKDALWGGAPPASAQASLHNHVARLRRMLDDPERLRTVPSGYVLRVDDGELDVHVFEARVAEARAAHAGRDWERVVRACAAALALWRGAPLAGLPSDVGGYAFVRRLREARLLLLEWRYDAELALGGPRLDGLVPELAALAAEYPLREAYHRQLMLALHRTGRQAEALAVHHELRTRLVERLGIEPGPGVREAHVEVLRGAVGSGGAQGPGSGGPEGLGSAAGAADIGGGGSPSSPPVVRRSVASVTPSPAQLPPPPAHFTGRSGVRDSLRRALTTPGPHPTAVLSGMAGVGKSALALHVAHEVAARFPDGQLCLNLHGATPGMTPLTPGQALTALLRDLGVEPCRVPEHPDAASALLRSLLAPTRTLLVLDDAASAAQVRPLLPGGARCGVIVTSRSPLTALDGVTRFPLAPLTDEESAELLRRASGRAEPYPPQGSEPGILDARHPLVALTGRLPLALRVVAARLAARQALTPDVLAGQLAAADERLHHLEYDDLSVRRSLAVAHDALAASEREADRDAALALCRVGGLDLPTYGVPLLARLIGTGERRAEAALDRLVDVALLEETAYGRYEPHDLVRDFARERAGAMGGEVAGVGIRGDVVETALRWYADVAERVLVAIVEPGPDQDDRRRPSAGQPDGYGDGPVDTVGPFGSPEEAFAWGDRELANLVALVGRHADDPCRRRAGLVSAVVRLILPYAHRRGRVAEMEVLGRAGLRVARRLGDRAAEACALVDLAGLHFLTGRHNEALDLNDRALDLWRRLDHPSWIRRCLNNRGLLLDGLGRHAEAGEALLLSLEYARQLDDPYGEAVTHSHLGNLYEHTDARAAIEQHRRSLAIGEDIGAVILRHSAHCNIGYAHLRLGEPAAALPHFEESLRILGGQGDWHGEAQTRLGLVRALRLLGRTGRAARECAELLARADARADRYTGGLARHQRGLLLRERGRPEAAYEEWRWALAALDGTDERTVVTELRELLAPAD; encoded by the coding sequence ATGGCGGCATCTCCCTGCTCGGGACATGGCGAGAGCGCAGCGGGATCCGGGGAGCGGTGTGCGCTGCGGTTCGGGTTGCTCGGGCCGCCGGGGCTCTACGACGCCCATGGAGGCGGGCGGAGCGAGGCGCGGGGGATCGCGAGCCCCAAGGTGCGGGTGTTGCTCGCCGCGTTGCTGCTCGACGCCGGGCGGGTCGTCTCCGCCGCGTCGCTCAAGGACGCGCTGTGGGGCGGGGCTCCGCCCGCTTCCGCCCAGGCCTCGCTGCACAATCACGTAGCCCGGCTGCGGCGGATGCTCGACGATCCCGAGCGGCTGCGCACCGTGCCGTCCGGGTATGTGCTGCGCGTCGACGACGGCGAGCTGGACGTTCACGTGTTCGAGGCCCGAGTCGCCGAGGCGCGTGCCGCGCACGCCGGCCGGGACTGGGAGCGGGTCGTCCGCGCGTGCGCCGCCGCGCTCGCGCTGTGGCGGGGCGCACCGCTCGCCGGGCTGCCGTCCGACGTGGGCGGCTACGCCTTCGTACGGCGGCTGCGCGAGGCGCGGCTGCTGCTCCTGGAGTGGCGCTACGACGCCGAGTTGGCCCTGGGCGGTCCGCGGCTCGATGGGCTGGTGCCGGAGTTGGCGGCGTTGGCCGCCGAGTATCCGCTGCGGGAGGCGTACCACCGGCAGCTCATGCTCGCCCTGCACCGCACCGGCCGCCAGGCCGAGGCCCTGGCCGTCCATCACGAGTTGCGCACCCGCCTCGTCGAACGGCTCGGCATCGAGCCGGGGCCGGGGGTGCGCGAGGCGCATGTGGAGGTGTTGCGGGGGGCCGTGGGGAGCGGTGGTGCGCAGGGGCCGGGGAGCGGTGGTCCGGAGGGGCTGGGGAGTGCCGCCGGTGCGGCGGACATCGGTGGTGGAGGTTCGCCGTCGTCCCCGCCCGTCGTGCGGCGTTCCGTCGCCTCCGTGACGCCCTCGCCTGCTCAACTGCCGCCGCCGCCAGCCCATTTCACGGGGCGCAGCGGCGTGCGCGATTCCCTGCGCCGTGCCCTCACGACGCCCGGGCCGCACCCCACCGCCGTCCTCAGCGGCATGGCCGGTGTCGGCAAGAGCGCCCTCGCGCTGCATGTCGCGCACGAGGTGGCGGCGCGATTCCCCGACGGGCAGCTCTGTCTCAACCTGCACGGTGCCACCCCCGGCATGACCCCGCTCACCCCCGGCCAGGCGCTCACCGCCCTGCTGCGTGATCTGGGCGTCGAGCCCTGCCGTGTCCCCGAACACCCTGACGCGGCCTCGGCGTTGCTGCGGTCCCTGCTCGCGCCGACCCGCACGCTCCTGGTGCTGGACGACGCCGCGAGCGCCGCGCAGGTACGGCCGTTGCTGCCGGGGGGTGCGCGGTGCGGGGTGATCGTGACGAGCCGCTCGCCGCTGACCGCCCTCGACGGCGTGACCCGTTTCCCGCTCGCCCCGCTCACGGACGAGGAGAGCGCCGAACTGCTGCGCAGGGCCTCGGGCCGGGCCGAGCCGTACCCTCCGCAGGGCTCTGAGCCGGGCATTCTCGACGCCCGTCACCCCCTCGTCGCCCTCACCGGCAGGCTCCCGCTGGCCCTGCGCGTCGTCGCCGCTCGGCTCGCCGCCCGGCAGGCCCTCACCCCGGACGTCCTCGCCGGTCAACTGGCCGCCGCGGACGAGCGGTTGCACCACCTGGAGTACGACGACCTGAGCGTCCGCCGGTCCCTGGCCGTCGCGCACGACGCGCTCGCCGCCTCCGAACGCGAGGCCGACCGGGACGCGGCCCTCGCCCTGTGTCGCGTCGGCGGGCTCGATCTGCCCACGTACGGCGTCCCGTTGCTCGCCCGTCTCATCGGTACGGGTGAACGGCGTGCCGAGGCCGCCCTCGACCGGCTCGTGGACGTCGCCCTGCTGGAGGAGACGGCGTACGGCCGGTACGAGCCGCACGACCTGGTGCGGGACTTCGCGCGTGAGCGGGCCGGTGCGATGGGTGGTGAGGTGGCTGGTGTCGGGATCCGTGGTGACGTCGTCGAGACGGCCCTGCGGTGGTACGCCGACGTCGCCGAGCGCGTTCTCGTCGCGATCGTCGAGCCCGGGCCCGACCAGGACGACCGTCGTCGGCCCAGCGCGGGTCAGCCGGACGGGTACGGGGACGGCCCTGTCGACACCGTCGGCCCCTTCGGCAGTCCCGAGGAGGCCTTCGCCTGGGGAGACCGGGAGTTGGCGAACCTCGTCGCCCTGGTCGGGCGGCATGCGGACGACCCTTGCCGGCGGCGGGCGGGCCTGGTCAGCGCTGTCGTACGGCTGATCCTTCCCTACGCGCACCGCAGGGGGCGGGTCGCCGAGATGGAGGTGCTCGGGCGGGCCGGCCTCCGTGTGGCGCGGCGGCTCGGTGACCGGGCGGCGGAGGCGTGCGCGCTGGTCGACCTCGCCGGACTGCACTTCCTGACCGGCCGGCACAACGAGGCCCTCGACCTCAACGACCGCGCGCTCGACCTCTGGCGGCGGCTGGACCACCCCTCCTGGATCCGGCGCTGCCTCAACAACCGCGGCCTGCTGCTCGACGGGCTCGGCCGGCACGCCGAGGCGGGTGAGGCGCTGCTGCTGAGCCTGGAGTACGCGCGGCAGCTGGACGACCCGTACGGCGAGGCCGTCACCCACAGCCACCTCGGCAACCTCTACGAGCACACCGACGCGCGGGCGGCCATCGAGCAGCACCGGCGTTCGCTGGCCATCGGGGAGGACATCGGTGCCGTCATCCTGCGGCACTCCGCGCACTGCAACATCGGCTACGCCCATCTGCGGCTCGGCGAACCGGCCGCGGCCCTTCCGCACTTCGAGGAGAGCCTGCGCATCCTCGGCGGCCAGGGCGACTGGCACGGCGAGGCCCAGACCCGGCTCGGGCTGGTCCGGGCCCTCCGTCTGCTGGGCCGCACCGGGCGGGCCGCCCGTGAGTGCGCCGAGCTGCTGGCCCGGGCCGACGCCCGCGCCGACCGCTACACCGGCGGTCTCGCCCGCCATCAGCGCGGGCTGCTGCTGCGGGAGCGGGGGCGGCCGGAGGCGGCGTACGAGGAGTGGCGCTGGGCACTCGCGGCGCTGGACGGGACGGATGAGCGGACGGTGGTCACGGAACTCCGCGAACTGCTGGCCCCGGCCGACTGA
- a CDS encoding glycosyltransferase family 2 protein yields MGAPRIAVAVVTMGNRPEEVDALLRSVAKQDVPPERIVIVGNGCPLPEFAERLSLPGEVTPVELDENLGCPGGRNAALARLREFGDVDVVVDLDDDGLLVDADVLRRVRDLYAADERLGIVGFRIADELGETQQRHVPRVGGSDPLRGGYVTGFLGGGHALRMAMLDEVGDWPAEFFFAHEETDLAWRAADAGWHILYAPELLLQHPKTSPARHAIYYRVNARNRVWLARRRLPVVLVPVHLGVWVLLTLARNRSAAGLRAWFGGFLEGVREPAGERRPMRWRTVWRLTRLGRPPVI; encoded by the coding sequence ATGGGGGCGCCCAGGATCGCCGTCGCCGTGGTGACGATGGGCAATCGGCCCGAGGAGGTCGACGCGCTGCTCCGTTCCGTGGCCAAGCAGGACGTGCCGCCCGAGCGGATCGTGATCGTCGGCAACGGCTGCCCGCTGCCCGAGTTCGCCGAGCGGCTCTCGCTGCCCGGTGAGGTCACGCCCGTCGAGCTCGACGAGAACCTGGGGTGCCCCGGGGGCCGGAACGCTGCCCTGGCGCGGCTGCGGGAGTTCGGGGACGTCGATGTCGTCGTCGATCTGGACGACGACGGGCTGCTCGTGGACGCCGATGTGCTGCGCCGTGTGCGGGATCTGTACGCCGCCGACGAACGGCTCGGCATCGTCGGGTTCCGTATCGCCGACGAACTCGGCGAGACGCAGCAGCGGCACGTGCCCCGGGTGGGTGGTTCGGACCCCCTGCGGGGCGGTTACGTCACCGGGTTCCTCGGTGGCGGGCACGCTTTGCGGATGGCGATGCTCGACGAGGTCGGCGACTGGCCCGCCGAGTTCTTCTTCGCCCATGAGGAGACCGACCTGGCCTGGCGCGCGGCCGACGCGGGCTGGCACATCCTCTACGCGCCCGAACTGCTGCTCCAGCACCCGAAGACCTCGCCCGCCCGGCACGCCATCTACTACCGCGTGAACGCCCGCAACCGGGTCTGGCTGGCCCGGCGCCGGCTGCCGGTCGTGCTCGTCCCCGTCCATCTGGGCGTGTGGGTGCTGCTCACCCTCGCCCGGAACCGTTCCGCCGCCGGGCTGCGTGCCTGGTTCGGCGGATTCCTGGAAGGTGTACGGGAGCCGGCGGGCGAGCGGCGGCCCATGCGCTGGCGCACGGTGTGGCGGCTCACGCGGCTGGGGAGGCCGCCCGTCATCTGA
- a CDS encoding AraC family transcriptional regulator gives MLERLNQAMDHIERHLDDSVDAVELARIAATSEYHLRRMFSALAGMPLSEYIRRRRLTVAGAEVLSGDATLLEIAIRYGYGSGEAFARAFRSMHGVGPGEARRTAAALVSQPRLTFRLTVEGSSSMHYRVVDRPAFTVTGFKTRIPLIHSGPNESIINFVRGLDKQALEHLRNLSTQDPQGIIAVCDDLDPSRAEGTELDYYHAVITTPPTPAPEGTTTLPVPSGTWAVFTTSGPAPQAIQHLWRDIFTEWFPSNPYRSRPGPELLRTELSTDGTRANAELWLPVEREAAH, from the coding sequence GTGCTGGAGCGACTCAACCAGGCCATGGACCACATCGAGCGCCACCTCGACGACTCGGTGGACGCCGTGGAACTGGCACGGATCGCGGCCACCTCGGAGTACCACCTGCGCCGCATGTTCTCCGCACTGGCAGGCATGCCCTTGTCGGAGTACATCCGCCGCCGCCGGCTGACGGTCGCGGGCGCGGAGGTGCTGTCGGGGGACGCGACGCTCCTGGAGATCGCGATCCGCTACGGCTACGGCTCCGGCGAGGCCTTCGCACGGGCGTTCCGCTCGATGCACGGCGTGGGCCCGGGCGAGGCCCGGCGCACCGCCGCCGCACTCGTCTCCCAGCCCCGGCTGACCTTCCGCCTCACCGTCGAAGGGAGCAGCAGCATGCACTACCGAGTGGTGGACCGCCCGGCCTTCACCGTCACCGGCTTCAAGACCCGCATCCCCCTGATCCACTCAGGCCCCAACGAGTCGATCATCAACTTCGTCCGCGGCCTCGACAAACAGGCCCTGGAACACCTGCGAAACCTCTCCACCCAGGACCCCCAGGGCATCATCGCGGTCTGCGACGACCTGGACCCGAGCCGCGCCGAGGGCACGGAACTCGACTACTACCACGCCGTGATCACCACACCCCCGACCCCGGCCCCCGAGGGCACCACCACCCTCCCGGTCCCGTCCGGCACCTGGGCGGTCTTCACCACCTCCGGCCCGGCCCCCCAGGCCATCCAGCACCTCTGGCGAGACATCTTCACCGAGTGGTTCCCCTCCAACCCCTACCGCAGCCGCCCCGGCCCGGAACTCCTCCGAACCGAACTCTCGACGGACGGCACCCGGGCGAACGCCGAGCTGTGGCTCCCGGTGGAGCGCGAAGCCGCCCACTGA
- a CDS encoding DNA phosphorothioation-associated putative methyltransferase: MQQSWNSDRRRTAIGRSSLSVPARQALADRQLNADRTILDYGCGRGGDVASLQRLDCKITGWDPYYSSSAPVAPSDVVLLTYVLNIIEDPAERRQTLKEAWRLATSVLIVSARLSWERFKVRGQEYGDGLLTSRQTFQHLFSPDELRIYVEEVTGTRCISAAPGIVYAFKDDSARLAYLAHRIVPDAEWLASADTTSAIASLVDYVERRGRPPRVDEMPRPMAEQLAHLKPGELKRLIRDSVDAEKVSEGAKRTTLNTLLFLAVELFNSRGPFSSLPLGVQLDVRSFFTSYKEACQRSDRLLLKLRDDTYIRGAMNASSVGKITPTALYVHRRAIDRMPTVLRLYEHCASVAAGRPQEWTIAKLKHQGRAVSWLDYPGFDKDPHPRITSSYLVDLKTLETSHMSYANSANRPLLHRKHEFLAPDDPDVLRYRRLTESELRVGLYENPHLIGTENGWEAELIRCGRMLRGHRLIRRPGD; encoded by the coding sequence ATGCAGCAGTCATGGAACAGCGACCGCCGCCGCACCGCGATCGGTCGCTCCAGCCTCTCCGTGCCAGCCCGCCAGGCTCTGGCCGACCGCCAGCTCAACGCGGACCGCACGATCCTCGACTACGGATGCGGCCGAGGCGGCGATGTCGCCTCCCTCCAGCGCCTCGATTGCAAGATCACCGGTTGGGACCCTTACTACAGCTCGAGCGCCCCGGTGGCCCCCTCCGACGTCGTCCTCCTCACCTACGTCCTGAACATCATCGAGGACCCCGCCGAGCGTAGGCAGACGCTCAAGGAGGCATGGAGGCTCGCCACCTCCGTACTCATCGTCTCGGCCCGCCTCTCTTGGGAGCGGTTCAAAGTCCGCGGCCAGGAGTACGGCGACGGCCTCCTCACCAGCAGGCAGACGTTCCAGCACCTCTTCAGCCCGGACGAGCTCCGGATCTACGTCGAGGAGGTCACAGGAACACGCTGCATTTCAGCGGCTCCCGGCATCGTGTACGCCTTCAAGGACGACTCAGCCCGACTGGCCTACCTCGCACACCGCATCGTCCCTGACGCCGAGTGGCTAGCTTCAGCCGATACCACTTCGGCTATCGCCTCGCTGGTCGACTACGTCGAACGGCGTGGCCGCCCGCCCCGTGTCGACGAGATGCCCCGGCCGATGGCCGAACAGCTCGCCCACCTGAAACCCGGCGAACTCAAGCGCCTCATACGCGACTCCGTCGACGCCGAGAAGGTCTCCGAGGGCGCCAAGCGCACGACGTTGAACACGCTGCTGTTCCTCGCCGTCGAGCTCTTCAACAGCCGAGGCCCGTTCAGCAGCCTCCCCCTCGGCGTCCAGCTCGACGTCCGTTCGTTCTTCACCTCGTACAAGGAAGCCTGCCAGCGCTCCGACCGGCTGCTCCTCAAGCTCCGGGACGACACCTATATCCGGGGCGCCATGAACGCCTCCAGCGTCGGCAAGATCACCCCGACCGCGCTGTACGTACACCGTCGGGCGATCGACCGGATGCCGACAGTCCTGCGCCTGTACGAGCACTGCGCCTCCGTCGCCGCCGGCCGCCCTCAGGAATGGACTATCGCCAAGCTGAAGCACCAGGGGCGAGCCGTCAGCTGGCTCGACTACCCGGGATTCGACAAGGACCCGCATCCGCGGATCACGTCCTCATACCTCGTAGATCTCAAGACCCTCGAAACGTCGCACATGTCCTACGCGAACTCCGCCAACCGTCCTCTGCTTCACCGCAAGCACGAATTCCTGGCGCCCGACGACCCGGACGTGCTGCGCTACCGCCGTCTGACCGAGTCCGAACTACGCGTCGGCCTCTACGAGAATCCGCACCTGATCGGCACCGAGAATGGCTGGGAGGCCGAACTGATCAGGTGCGGTCGCATGCTCCGGGGACACCGGCTGATCCGGCGCCCCGGAGACTGA